A genomic segment from Spongiibacter sp. IMCC21906 encodes:
- a CDS encoding phospholipid-binding protein MlaC, whose product MKKYFLALLVAFGFAGAAAAAEKGPYEVVASTTQELMSVIEEARGYADEDPDRFNREVEALLDRVVDFQSFARGVMGKYGSGSYYKSLSSDEERAKFRSQVIRFTETFKSGLINTYSKGLLTFNGNRIEVLPLDDDADLSGSVGVTQKIYGDRPEPYQVYYTMRKDRDGTWKVRNVIIEGLNVGELYQNQFAADARSYKGDIDKVIDNWSVVPQEAMEEKVAK is encoded by the coding sequence GTGAAAAAATATTTTTTAGCTCTTTTGGTTGCTTTCGGGTTTGCCGGTGCTGCGGCTGCGGCAGAAAAGGGCCCTTATGAGGTAGTGGCTTCCACGACTCAGGAATTAATGAGTGTCATTGAGGAGGCTCGTGGCTACGCCGATGAAGACCCTGATCGCTTTAATCGCGAGGTAGAAGCGCTGTTGGATCGTGTCGTAGATTTCCAAAGCTTTGCCCGGGGTGTTATGGGGAAGTACGGTAGCGGTAGTTACTACAAAAGCTTAAGCAGTGATGAAGAGCGCGCCAAGTTTCGCAGTCAGGTTATCCGTTTTACCGAAACCTTTAAAAGCGGCTTAATTAACACCTACTCTAAAGGCTTGTTGACCTTTAACGGTAACCGTATTGAAGTCTTACCTTTGGACGATGATGCCGATTTGTCTGGTAGCGTTGGCGTTACCCAGAAAATCTATGGTGATCGCCCTGAGCCTTATCAGGTCTACTACACCATGAGAAAAGACCGCGACGGTACCTGGAAGGTACGCAACGTGATTATTGAAGGTCTGAATGTGGGTGAGCTTTATCAAAATCAATTTGCTGCAGATGCGCGTAGCTATAAAGGCGATATCGATAAGGTGATTGATAATTGGAGCGTGGTTCCGCAAGAGGCGATGGAAGAGAAGGTGGCTAAATAA
- a CDS encoding BolA family protein encodes MIEDIKNRLSEHFPDSDITVQGEGSHYDLQVISSAFDGVRPVKRQQMVYAAINDWIRDGALHAVNIKAISPSE; translated from the coding sequence ATGATTGAAGATATCAAAAATCGCCTTTCAGAACACTTCCCCGACAGCGACATTACTGTGCAAGGAGAAGGTAGTCATTATGATCTCCAGGTGATCAGCAGCGCCTTTGATGGCGTGCGTCCTGTTAAACGTCAGCAGATGGTTTATGCCGCTATCAACGACTGGATTCGTGACGGAGCCCTGCACGCGGTAAATATCAAAGCGATCAGCCCCTCGGAGTAG
- the murA gene encoding UDP-N-acetylglucosamine 1-carboxyvinyltransferase, which produces MDKLLIRGGGPLNGEIRVSGSKNAALPILAATLLAQAPVVVRNLPHLHDITTMIALLRSMGTEVVVDESMCVEIHGNTTDKTTAPYELVKTMRASILVLGPLLARFGHARVSFPGGCAIGSRPVDQHLRGLEAMGAHIEVDEGYITATTPNGRLKGAHVFFDMVTVGGTENLLMAAALAEGRTVLENAAREPEIIDLANFLIAMGAKITGHGSATIVVEGVEALHGCDYAVMPDRIEAGTYLVAAAATRGRIRLKEINADTLDAVLVKLQEAGATIECGDDWIDLDMHGKRPKAVSIKTAPYPGFPTDMQAQFTAMNTVSEGVAHVTETIFENRLIQTHEMNRMGAKISIEGNTAMIVGTERLKAAPVMASDLRASASLVIAGLVADGDTVVDRIYHIDRGYECIEEKFHSLGADIRRLAN; this is translated from the coding sequence ATGGATAAGCTTTTAATACGTGGCGGCGGACCGCTAAACGGCGAGATTCGTGTATCTGGCTCTAAAAACGCAGCACTTCCTATACTTGCTGCCACTTTGCTGGCGCAGGCGCCAGTCGTGGTTCGCAACCTACCCCATCTTCACGACATTACCACGATGATTGCTCTGCTTCGGAGTATGGGTACGGAAGTGGTGGTGGATGAAAGCATGTGTGTGGAGATTCATGGCAACACCACCGACAAGACCACTGCGCCTTATGAGCTAGTCAAAACCATGCGGGCGTCAATACTGGTGCTGGGGCCGCTGCTGGCACGGTTTGGTCACGCGCGGGTGTCTTTTCCCGGTGGCTGTGCCATCGGTTCTCGTCCGGTCGATCAACACTTGCGCGGGCTGGAAGCGATGGGCGCACATATCGAGGTTGATGAAGGCTATATCACGGCCACAACGCCTAATGGCCGCCTCAAAGGTGCCCATGTGTTTTTTGATATGGTGACTGTTGGTGGTACTGAAAACCTGTTAATGGCCGCGGCATTAGCCGAGGGGCGAACTGTTCTGGAAAATGCGGCCCGAGAACCAGAGATTATTGATTTGGCCAATTTTTTGATTGCCATGGGTGCCAAAATCACTGGCCACGGTAGTGCGACCATTGTGGTGGAGGGCGTGGAAGCGCTCCATGGTTGTGATTACGCAGTGATGCCTGATCGTATTGAGGCCGGGACTTATCTTGTTGCTGCCGCCGCGACCCGGGGGCGGATACGACTAAAAGAAATTAACGCCGACACCCTTGATGCAGTGCTGGTAAAGTTACAAGAAGCGGGCGCGACGATTGAGTGTGGCGACGACTGGATTGATCTGGATATGCACGGCAAACGGCCGAAGGCGGTGAGTATTAAAACGGCACCGTATCCGGGCTTTCCCACCGATATGCAGGCCCAGTTTACGGCGATGAATACAGTCTCGGAGGGAGTTGCCCACGTGACGGAAACCATTTTTGAAAACCGCCTTATTCAAACCCATGAGATGAATCGCATGGGCGCCAAAATCAGTATTGAAGGCAATACGGCCATGATTGTTGGCACCGAGCGCTTAAAAGCTGCGCCAGTGATGGCCAGTGATTTGCGAGCTTCAGCCAGTTTAGTGATTGCCGGTTTGGTTGCAGATGGCGATACCGTGGTGGATCGTATCTACCATATCGATCGTGGTTATGAGTGTATCGAAGAGAAATTTCACTCTCTGGGCGCCGATATTCGCCGCCTGGCTAATTAA
- the hisG gene encoding ATP phosphoribosyltransferase has protein sequence MDQPVTIALTKGRILKETLPLLAEAGIWPLEDIGTSRKLIFETNLPHVRLIVIRGTDVPTYVKLGSADMGIAGKDMLLEFGAEDMYEPLDLGIARCKLMTAGRVNEALPSGRVRVATKFVNVARRHFAESGFQVELIKLYGAMELAPLMNLADLIVDIVDTGNTLRANGMEPREMIADVSSRLVVNKAAMKRKYQSIETIVASLSAAVERRQQTGGLDNAG, from the coding sequence GTGGATCAGCCAGTCACTATCGCCCTGACCAAGGGCCGTATTTTAAAAGAAACCCTGCCGCTGTTGGCTGAGGCGGGTATTTGGCCGCTGGAAGACATTGGCACCAGTCGTAAGCTGATTTTCGAAACCAATCTTCCCCATGTACGTTTAATTGTTATCAGGGGTACAGATGTACCGACTTACGTCAAACTCGGTTCTGCCGACATGGGCATTGCGGGCAAGGATATGCTGCTGGAGTTTGGTGCCGAGGATATGTACGAGCCGTTGGACTTGGGCATTGCGCGCTGCAAGCTGATGACCGCGGGGCGGGTGAATGAAGCACTGCCGTCGGGACGGGTTCGTGTAGCCACCAAATTTGTGAATGTGGCTCGGCGGCATTTTGCCGAAAGTGGTTTTCAGGTTGAGTTAATCAAATTGTACGGCGCTATGGAATTGGCACCGTTAATGAATTTGGCGGATTTGATCGTGGATATTGTCGACACTGGCAATACTTTGCGGGCTAATGGTATGGAGCCTCGGGAGATGATTGCCGATGTCAGCTCGCGACTGGTGGTTAATAAGGCGGCGATGAAACGTAAGTATCAAAGCATCGAGACCATTGTGGCGAGTTTGTCCGCTGCCGTAGAACGCCGCCAGCAGACTGGGGGGCTAGATAATGCCGGCTGA
- the hisD gene encoding histidinol dehydrogenase, whose protein sequence is MPAEVVLRRLNAAAAGFDAELGQLLSWDEVSNPQVVASVTQILAAIKDRGDSALLQYSQQFDGLTATSVAELEIPIARCQQALANIDPAQRDALEHAAQRIRQYHEHQQQSSWSFTEPDGTVLGQQITAMDRVGLYVPGGKATYPSSVLMNAIPAKVAGVKELIMVSPTPGGFVNEMVLAAAAIAGVDKVFCVGGAQAIAALAYGTDLVPRVDKIVGPGNIYVATAKRQVFGLVGLDMIAGPSEILVICDGQTDPDWIAMDLFSQAEHDEDAQSILISPDVNFLAAVEASIARLLPEADRVDIIRQSLMGRGAMIEVADMDEAMMLVNRIAPEHLELSVADPESLLPKIRHAGAIFMGRHTPEALGDYCAGPNHVLPTSGTARFSSPLGVYDFQKRSSIIHCSPAGAAVLAKTASVLARGESLTAHALSAEYRLKAGDDE, encoded by the coding sequence ATGCCGGCTGAGGTCGTGCTTAGGCGTTTAAATGCAGCGGCGGCAGGGTTTGATGCAGAACTCGGTCAGTTATTGTCTTGGGATGAGGTGTCCAATCCTCAGGTCGTTGCGTCAGTAACACAAATATTGGCGGCGATTAAAGATCGCGGCGATAGTGCCTTGCTGCAATACAGTCAGCAATTTGATGGGCTTACGGCGACCAGTGTCGCTGAGTTGGAAATCCCGATTGCGCGCTGTCAGCAGGCGTTGGCGAATATCGACCCCGCGCAACGAGACGCGCTTGAGCATGCAGCCCAGCGTATTCGCCAGTATCACGAACATCAACAGCAGTCTTCTTGGAGCTTTACCGAGCCCGATGGCACCGTGCTGGGCCAGCAAATTACCGCGATGGATCGGGTAGGTTTGTATGTGCCTGGTGGCAAGGCCACTTATCCGTCATCGGTGTTGATGAATGCGATCCCGGCCAAAGTGGCGGGTGTGAAAGAGTTGATCATGGTCTCGCCAACACCGGGAGGCTTTGTTAATGAGATGGTGCTGGCGGCGGCGGCAATAGCTGGCGTGGACAAGGTTTTTTGTGTCGGTGGTGCTCAGGCGATTGCTGCGCTGGCTTACGGCACTGACTTGGTTCCCAGGGTGGATAAAATCGTCGGTCCTGGCAATATTTATGTCGCCACCGCCAAGCGTCAGGTTTTTGGTTTGGTGGGGCTGGATATGATTGCCGGGCCTTCGGAAATTTTAGTGATTTGCGATGGCCAAACGGATCCTGACTGGATTGCTATGGATTTGTTTTCTCAAGCAGAACACGATGAAGACGCTCAATCTATTTTGATCAGCCCCGATGTAAACTTTTTGGCGGCGGTAGAGGCCAGCATTGCGCGGCTGCTGCCTGAGGCAGACCGCGTCGATATTATTCGACAATCTCTGATGGGGCGGGGTGCTATGATTGAAGTCGCCGATATGGATGAGGCGATGATGCTGGTTAACCGTATTGCTCCCGAGCACCTTGAGCTGTCAGTTGCCGACCCTGAGTCGCTATTGCCGAAGATACGTCACGCCGGGGCCATTTTTATGGGTCGCCATACTCCTGAAGCGTTGGGAGATTATTGCGCAGGGCCTAATCACGTGCTGCCAACTTCAGGAACCGCGCGATTTTCATCGCCGTTAGGGGTTTACGATTTTCAAAAGCGGTCTTCGATTATTCATTGTTCGCCCGCAGGTGCTGCGGTGCTGGCAAAAACGGCCTCTGTTTTGGCTCGGGGGGAGTCATTGACGGCCCACGCGCTGAGTGCTGAATATCGTTTAAAGGCGGGTGATGATGAGTAG
- the hisC gene encoding histidinol-phosphate transaminase, with protein MSRYWSPFVKELVPYVPGEQPKQSNLVKLNTNENPFGPSPKAIEAIKQAVDESLRLYPDPDASNLKSMIASYHGVASEQVFVGNGSDEVLAHIFHGLFQQGSRQPLLFPDITYSFYPVYCGLYQIPFEAIPLDDEFQLRVEDYKGINGGIIFPNPNAPTGRFLALAEIERLLAVNNETVVVIDEAYVDFGGESAIALVDRYPNLLVTQTLSKSRSLAGLRVGFAIGSAELIDGLERVKNSFNSYPLDRLALAGAEAAIADDDYFQQCRQAVIVERERMAQELGGLGFEVLPSSANFLFCQHPEHDAAALAAALRERGVIVRHFSAARIDQFLRITVGTPEQSDRLFAALKEALA; from the coding sequence ATGAGTAGATATTGGAGCCCCTTTGTTAAAGAGTTGGTGCCCTATGTTCCGGGGGAGCAACCTAAGCAGAGTAACTTGGTGAAGCTCAACACCAATGAAAATCCCTTTGGCCCCTCGCCAAAGGCGATTGAGGCGATAAAGCAGGCGGTCGATGAATCGTTGCGGCTTTATCCAGACCCCGATGCCAGCAATCTTAAATCGATGATTGCCTCGTATCACGGTGTAGCCTCGGAGCAAGTTTTTGTCGGTAATGGTTCTGACGAAGTGCTGGCGCATATTTTCCATGGTTTGTTTCAGCAAGGCAGCCGTCAGCCATTGCTATTCCCGGATATCACCTACAGTTTTTATCCGGTGTATTGCGGCCTGTACCAGATTCCCTTTGAAGCGATTCCGCTGGACGATGAGTTTCAGCTGCGGGTAGAAGATTACAAGGGCATAAACGGGGGCATTATTTTTCCCAATCCCAATGCGCCAACTGGGCGGTTTTTGGCGTTGGCTGAAATTGAGCGGTTATTGGCTGTAAATAATGAAACCGTCGTTGTCATTGACGAGGCCTATGTGGATTTTGGTGGTGAATCTGCCATCGCCTTAGTAGATCGCTACCCCAATTTGCTCGTGACCCAAACGCTTTCAAAGTCTCGCTCTTTGGCGGGGTTGCGAGTGGGGTTTGCTATTGGTTCGGCGGAGTTGATTGATGGTCTTGAACGGGTAAAAAATAGCTTTAATTCTTATCCTCTAGATCGCTTGGCGCTTGCGGGTGCTGAGGCTGCTATTGCTGACGACGATTACTTTCAGCAGTGTCGACAAGCGGTGATTGTTGAACGGGAGCGAATGGCCCAGGAGTTGGGGGGACTGGGCTTTGAGGTTTTGCCCTCGTCAGCTAACTTCCTGTTTTGCCAGCATCCAGAGCATGATGCCGCTGCTTTGGCGGCGGCGTTGCGAGAGCGAGGCGTGATTGTGCGCCACTTTTCTGCAGCGCGGATTGATCAGTTTTTGCGGATCACAGTGGGTACGCCTGAACAAAGCGATCGACTGTTTGCTGCTTTAAAAGAAGCGTTGGCTTAA
- a CDS encoding S1C family serine protease, with the protein MAWPTSFGLLLGFCILIYLSAQEHKDFSYAVKQAAPAVANIYTTKIVQQRHPLANDPLFQHFFNRNGRVKQHLERSLGSGVIVSDDGYLLTNYHVIKGADEILVLLNDGRQALASVIGSDADTDLAVLKISLENLTSIKVAKPEGASVGNIVLAIGNPYGFGQTVTQGIISATGRYGLGLSQYENFIQTDAAINPGNSGGALIDTKGRLLGINTAIYTQSGGSTGIGLAIPTDLALRTMDDLIRYGRPLRGWLGLEVQPLATGANGVVITGLAQDGPASKAGLRVGDILTDINGELVGDGHAGMKLITYTRPGETVRIGFLRDKTPMAVTTDVAARPNT; encoded by the coding sequence ATGGCGTGGCCAACAAGTTTTGGGCTCTTGCTAGGCTTTTGCATACTGATATACCTCAGCGCGCAAGAGCACAAAGATTTTTCTTACGCGGTAAAACAAGCCGCTCCAGCAGTGGCTAATATCTATACCACCAAAATTGTTCAGCAACGCCACCCTTTGGCCAACGACCCTCTATTCCAACATTTTTTCAATCGCAACGGCCGGGTTAAACAGCACTTAGAACGCAGTTTAGGGTCTGGCGTTATTGTCAGCGACGATGGCTATTTGCTAACAAACTACCATGTAATAAAAGGCGCCGATGAAATTCTTGTCCTGCTCAACGACGGCAGACAAGCTCTAGCCAGTGTTATTGGCAGCGACGCTGACACCGATTTAGCGGTGCTCAAAATCAGCCTTGAAAACCTGACCAGCATTAAAGTTGCCAAACCCGAAGGTGCCAGTGTCGGCAATATTGTTCTCGCCATCGGCAATCCCTATGGTTTCGGCCAAACTGTCACTCAAGGGATCATCAGCGCTACCGGCCGCTACGGGCTAGGCCTCAGTCAATACGAAAACTTTATCCAGACCGATGCCGCCATCAACCCTGGCAATTCAGGTGGCGCACTGATAGACACCAAAGGTCGCCTACTGGGCATCAATACCGCCATTTACACCCAAAGTGGCGGCTCAACCGGCATCGGTCTCGCCATCCCTACCGATCTCGCATTACGCACCATGGATGATTTGATCCGTTACGGTCGCCCTCTGCGAGGCTGGCTGGGTTTAGAAGTGCAACCCCTTGCCACCGGCGCCAACGGTGTTGTGATTACCGGCTTAGCTCAGGATGGTCCAGCCTCAAAAGCCGGCTTGCGGGTCGGAGATATTCTTACCGATATCAACGGCGAACTAGTAGGGGACGGTCATGCGGGGATGAAGCTGATTACCTATACCCGTCCCGGTGAAACCGTGAGGATAGGTTTTTTAAGAGACAAAACGCCTATGGCCGTCACCACTGATGTGGCCGCCAGACCGAACACGTAA
- a CDS encoding Nif3-like dinuclear metal center hexameric protein, with amino-acid sequence MTVSRQVFSDELDALLQVARFNDYCPNGLQVQGREHIRCLVSGVTASMALIDAAIEKKADAVLVHHGFFWKGEDQRIVGMKHRRIAKLLAHEINLFAYHLPLDAHPTMGNNAQLAAKLGIHVDGGMEPGDLPVGNIGHLPEPMTAQDFARRVAECLGREPLLEAVGDHLIRRIAWCTGGAQSYIDKAAALGMDAYLTGEVSEPTIHSAREQGVHFIAAGHHATERYGAKAVGNYMAATHGLEHHFVDINNPA; translated from the coding sequence ATGACGGTTTCTCGACAAGTCTTTTCTGATGAGCTGGACGCGCTGCTGCAAGTGGCGCGATTTAATGATTATTGTCCAAATGGCTTGCAGGTGCAGGGACGAGAACACATTCGCTGTTTGGTGTCTGGGGTCACGGCATCGATGGCGTTAATTGATGCGGCCATCGAGAAAAAGGCCGATGCGGTTTTGGTGCATCACGGTTTTTTCTGGAAGGGCGAAGATCAGCGCATTGTGGGCATGAAGCATCGCCGCATTGCTAAATTGCTGGCCCATGAAATCAATTTGTTTGCGTATCACCTTCCTTTAGATGCCCATCCGACAATGGGCAATAATGCCCAGCTCGCAGCTAAGCTGGGTATTCATGTCGACGGCGGTATGGAGCCGGGAGACTTGCCAGTGGGGAATATAGGGCATTTGCCAGAGCCGATGACCGCCCAAGATTTTGCTCGGCGCGTTGCGGAGTGTTTGGGGCGGGAGCCATTATTGGAGGCGGTGGGCGATCACCTCATTCGTCGTATTGCGTGGTGTACTGGCGGCGCACAATCCTATATTGATAAGGCTGCTGCGCTGGGAATGGATGCGTACTTAACAGGGGAGGTCTCTGAGCCCACCATTCATAGCGCCCGGGAGCAGGGGGTGCACTTTATTGCCGCAGGGCACCATGCTACAGAGCGCTACGGCGCCAAGGCAGTGGGCAACTATATGGCAGCCACTCACGGTTTGGAACATCACTTTGTCGATATAAACAACCCCGCCTGA